CGTGTTTTTCCTTTCGATGGGTGCTACATAATTGGCGATGATCACGTCGGCGATTGTATCATCTGTTGTAAAAACAAAGGTTTCAGGATTTAGAATTTTCATCAGTTTTCTTTTTAATGCTAATTCGGCAACGATATTTCCGCCGAAGTCAATATAGATCATCACTTTTTGTTGATGTTCACCTAAGACGATCAAGTATAGGGTATCAATCAAGACTTGTTTATTTTCTTCTTTTTTAGTCCAAGGTGTTGTTGGCTGAAAGTGGTCGTAAAAATTGATTAGCTGGTCATACAGAGCAGCATGACTTTGGACGCTTTCAGTAGTCAACGCTTGAGAATAAAAAATATTCTTAAAGTCATGACCGAAAAACTCAATATAACTTAGATGAAGTGTCAAAATATAAAAACTTGCATAATAATTTTTATAAAATCGTGGCAAAGATTCCAATGAGAATTCTTCAAAAACCGCATCCAGCATTTCTTTCGCCAAACTTGCCAAGTGAAAATCGGGCATATTTTCCAATTGTTCCCCAAAGTGAATCATTTCATCAAAAGTGTAGATTCTAGGAATAAAGATTCTGAGGAAGAATAATAGAAAAGGGTGATTAAGATCTTTTTCTTTATCTTCAAAAATAGTTGTCAAAGGAAACACAGCAGATGACTGAATTTCAGCTAATAAACGATCTAGATCTGTTGGTGTATGTTCAAGAACATAGAAAAAAGAATTCAAACTATGCAGTTCTGAATAGGTCATTTGTTTGGCGTAGGGAGCTGTTTTTTCATTTGCAATACTTTTTTTGCGTTCTGTTTCTATTTCTGGATAAGGTGATTGGTAAAAGAATAAAAAACAAAAAACTAAAAAACGAAAAATAAAGATGTCCGCCGCTCGACCTTTAAGTACAACGCTCTTATTGGCCACAGTTAATTCTAGATTGAATTGTTGCAAAAAAGGATTAGCTTGCCGAATGACGTAGTAAGTATGCGATTGAGAAAACAATAAGGTTTGTGCAATATCAGTGATTGGTAATTCTTCCTCATGTAAAAAAAGATAAGTAAGTTGGAACATGGCAGAAGAATTTAAATAATGTTGAATCAATTCATAAATTAATAAAGATGGATGATACTCATTGGTTGTATCTTCGACTAGGTATTTATTATCTTTATATCCAATGACTACAGGTATTTGATAGACAGCTAAATCTCTATTTAATTGTAAGATGAAATGGTAGAGACGATTTTTTGATAAAGACAACTGCGTTTGAAGCAGATCTGCTTCAATCATCGAGCTATTTACAATTTTAGTAAATAAATTTAATTTTATTTGCTCATTTTTTTTGATTAGTTGCGTCATTAACATAACAATCTCTCCTTTATATTGGTTATTATAAACGGAAACGAAGATTATTGATATTAAAAAAATAAAAAAAAGCAAAAAAACATAATACGAGAATATCTTGAACTTAGGAGTGGATTCTTTTATATTTTGTATACAGAAAAATTTTGGCAAAAATAAGAGGTGATTCAGTGAGAGTGATCCAACGATTCAATGTCTGGATGGTTATTATTTTTTTAGTCGTCAGTCCCTTCTGTCAAAGTACGATGAGCGTGTTCGCTGAGACATTAAGTGAACAAGAGCAAGTAACAGATTTAACTATACATAACAATGAACAAGGACAAGCAGAGGTCACATTACCTCAAGTTATTCCTGGACAAGAAATAACCGTTACGTCCGATACACCGATCGATACGTTAGCCTTAGAAAATAAACAAACGATTTTAAATTTACATAGTAATGAAGAAAAAAGCAGCGTCTCATTTATCTACCAAGGGACAGAACCGTTTCAATTATATTTTGAAGTGGATCAAGTAAAAGAACAAGAGATTAAAGTTGAACAAAATGAACGAGTAAAGACGTATCGTTTACACATGGACGAAGAAGTGACCGAAATCTCTTCAACCGCAACAAGTAGTGAAATAGAAGAGATTACTCAAACAAGCTCAGAAGATGTTTCAACAAGCGAAACAACACAAACAACAGAATCAGAATCAAACGAACAGTCAAAAAGCGATACCAGTGTTGAACTTGAGACAAGTACGACTACGACAGAACCTGAACCCAAAGCAGAGGTGCGATCAAGTGAGTTAATGAGTGAAATTGCCGCCGATCGAAATTCTGGATGGCAAGTTCAGCTTAATAAGCAAACCCTATTGTCAGCGGCTATCCCATCAGGAAATCAACTTTCTTATGGATTTGCGACAGAACAAGATTTGTTTTTAACCAACGTTTTCTTAACAGACACAAATGGTCAACGAGTGGATTATCGGAATGAAAGAAATTCTGGCAACGGCAGAGGAATCCGTTTCTATTCATTTGAGAAAACGGGTGAATACACGCCTGTTGAGAAAGTAGCCTTAACCGCAGTAGCAGTCAATGGCAACCAAATCAGAGGCTATGGAGAATTCACGATCGATCACAACTTGGTCTATTCTTACAAAGTCGTCGTACGTGTGACCTTGAGTGTCGAGGATCAAACAGGCGATGTCCAAAAACAAATTGAAATCAAACGAGTAGACAAACCATTATTAGGTGATCCGCAACCAATGAATGTTGGATTTTCAGAAATTGTTGATACCAAATTAAATGGTAGAGAGAGCGCAGATGTTTCTTATATAGGAAATGGACGTGGGCTGTTTATCGAAAACAATCCATATAATGTCATGTTTGATGTTTCTGAAGAAAAAAATGGCGGTACGCGACCAAATAAATGGGGAGCCGGTAAAGGCACCTATTTAGATTTAAGTATTGGTATCCATTGGTTGTATCGTGATGCTGAACCAGGTGATTTTTTCAAAAGCCGATCAATTATTAGTAGTGAAGTTCACGGTTTAGAAGATAAAAACGGACAACCAGGTGAACTCGTCGATCATTATTCCGATGCAGCACTGGCAATGATGTGGGATAAACAAAAGGTCAAGCCGCAGGGGACGCGGATTATGTCTTACACGCTTCACTTGGACGAGGTAAGTAAGCCTAAGGTTAAATTACAATCGGACATCCCAGCTAGTTTGCTTGAAGGGAAAAACTTAGAGCAGATAACGGGTACGGTGGAATCTGATAGACGTAACAATATTCGATTATTGTATGCCATAGACAATGGAGCGTACACCACTGCAAAAGAGATTGCCAATTCCAATGTGGGAGAAAAACATGAGTGGTCAATTGACAACATCGATTTAACTGCCTATAAAGCAGGAAAACACACTCTGACTTTTCTTGCACAAGATAGTGAAGGCAATCTATCGGAGAAAGTCACACGCACATTCCGAATCATTTCTAAAGATACAAAGTATGTGTTTGACTCAACTGTTACCAATACAAATGGCTTGTTGTCGAAAGTCCATCCTGGCGATCGCTTACACTATGAAATTTATTTAGAAAACAGAGGGAAAAATATTTACTTCCGTTGGAAAAATGACTTTTCTAAGTATTTAGCACTAGATGAAAAATCCATTCATATTGAAAATAAACGTGATCCAAAACCAGATGTTCAAATAAAAGAACAAACAATGACCTATGATGGTGCCATGGCATTAAATGAAGTAATTACCTTTAGCTTTGATGCGATTGTTAAAGAAGAAAGTTTAGGTGTGAAATTAGCATCTATCGCAAATACTGCCAGTTTCTATGAAAAAGATAGTTATACGAAACCGTTAGTAAAAAGTGAAATTAGTTTAGCAAATGAAGGAACCGTCACTAACTTCCCCAAAGCTTATATAGACGGGCATATCACTAATCAAGAAATCAAAGAAGAAGATGAATTGATTTTTGAAGGAACAATTGGTAATTCAGCAATAGCCAAAGAAATGGATTCTGGCGCATGGAAACAAGTACAATACATTTTTCCAGAAGAAGAAGGCCTAGAGCTTAAAGAGATTCAGGTGCTAGATAAAAATAATCAGCCCTTACCTAGTGATCAAGTGGAATGTACAATTATTTCCGAAAATGATGAACAGCAGACAAAGAAAAATTACCAACGAGTGGCGATGGCTCGTTTTAAAAAGGACATTTTGCCGCAAGAAGAATATCATATTCGAGTAAAGGCGATGGCTGCAAAAGACGCATCGAAATTAAACAATCCGATCATTGTTCATACTTCCGCGTTTGGTACAGACAAAACCGAAGAGGACATTGAAGCAGTCAAAGAAATTAAGTTGCCTAAGGTTCAGCCAAAAGCAATGTTGACGATCGCTGATGTGACAGGAGAACTGGATTTTGGCGAAATGATTTTAAAGCGAGAAACCCAAAAGAAATATGCTGAAGATTTAAGTATCAAGATTCAAGATACACGTGAAGGTAGTAACTCGTGGTCATTGCATATTTCTGGTGAGATCAAAAATGCCTCTGGTGATCTATTGCCACTATTCTTTGAAAAAGATAAACAAAAACAGTCACTAGAAGCAGGAGTCGTCATTAGTCATAAGGGCATGAAAGAGTTAACCTTTGGCGAAAAAAGTGAACAACAAATTTATGCAGAACTTTCCCCAAATAAAAATAAAGGACATTATCAAGGAACGATTTCTTGGAACTTGATGGACGTGCCTTAAAAAGCAAGGATTCATTAGCAGCGTTTTAAGTAGATAGAACAAACAGTCTCTATCATTGAAATAATTAAACAGTTAAACAAATTAGGAGGAATTTAATTATGAAAACAAGTAAATTAACAGCAGGAATGATTTTATTAGCAGTAGGAAGCACTTTTGCAGTATCAGCACACGCAGAAGACGCACCGTCAAAACAAGCAACAACACAAGCACAAGCGGCAGTTAAAGGTGGCGATCTGTATCTAACAGGTTTCACAAACAATGTGAATTTTGATTTTGACTTAAATGATGCAGTAACAACAAATGATCTTGGAAACACAGTCATCAATTCAACGATCAAATCAAAACCAATGGAAAATGAATCTGGAATCATTCAAGGTCAAGTTGTCGATTTATTAGGTTCTAACGAAAAATGGACCTTAAATGTAAAATTATCAGCATTTGTGAACAAAGAAAATAAAGAACAAACATTAGCATCACCAGTAATCGAAGGAACAAAAATTTTCGGTCAAGAAGCACCTAGAGCAGCAGATTTAATCGCTATCGATCAAGTTGGAACAAACATTGTTTCAGATGGTGAAACAACAGGATTAGGCGTAAATACAATCGGACTTTCTAATGCGATGATGACATTTGGTTATACAGATAACAAGAAAGTCGTTGCAGGAGACTATACAGGTGAAATCAACTGGAACTTAGTTGATGCTGAAACAGGTCAAGAATAAAAATAAATATCAGACATAGTAACAATTAGCTGTCTAAGTAGATAGCGAAAATAGGTTGAGACAGAAAGCGAATAAACGGCTATTCACTTGCTTGGTTGAAGTTACTCGTTTCTGTCCCAACCTTATATGTACATAGATCACACTTGGCAATAAGAAAAGAAGGGAATGGTCATCATGAAAAAAATACTAGGACTTTTAAGTATTCTGTTTGTTTTTGGACTATTTAATGGACACACTGCTTTGGCTGAGGAAATGTCGTATTCTGTTCAAGCAATTTTGCCGGAAAATCAAAAGACTGATGTGAGTTATTTTCATTTAACAATGAAGCCATCACAAGAACAAGAGCTGAAGTTAAAGCTTGTGAATTACGCAGATCGACCATCTACAATCGCAGTGACGCCAAGAAATGCATTTACCAATGACAATGGCATGATCGACTATAGCCTAGATGATCCGATAATGGATAGAACAATGAAGTATCCATTTACTGAGTTGGTTTCAAAAAAACAAGTCGTTACATTGAAACCAAAAGAAGAAAAAGAAATCAGCTTTCAGTTGAAAATGGCAAGCGAATCTTTTGATGGCGACGTTTTAGGTGGATTTTTTGTGCAAGAAGTAGACGAAAATGAGACAACGGATGCTTCAAATGAAGCAAAAAAAGAACAAAAAAGTGCGTCTGGCGTGCAGTTATCCAATCGTTTTTCTTACACAATCGGTGTGAAATTAAGTGAAACAGACCGTATCGTTAAACCAGAAATTAAACTGGCTGAAGCTAAAGCGGGATTAGCCAATGGTCGAACAGCTTTTCTAGCTACAATCCGAAATGTCCAAAGAGCTACTTTAAAAAATGCAACAGTTGAAGGAAACATTTATCAAAAAGGCAAACTCGTTTATACAACAAAGAAAGAAAAATTAGCAATGGCTCCTTATTCTGTGTTCAATTACAATGTGTCATTGGATAATGAAGAAATTAAAGCGGGCGACTATACGATGAAATTAACTGTTTCTAGCGGTGAAGATAAATGGTCATTTACTAAAGAATTTAATGTAGATAAAAAAGAAGCTGAAAACATCAATGAGAAAGCTGTTGATGTGGTGAAACAACCAACCAATTATTGGCCTTGGATCGTAGGGGCAATGAGTCTTGTTTTAGTTGGTTTAGTCGGATATATTCTTTACCAGAAAAAACGTCACGTTTAATCGCGTTTAAATGAGGTCGGGATAGAATTGTCTAATCTCGAAAAATAAAAAGAACTTCACGAAAATTGCTCTTCAAATTTTTGTGAAGTTCTTTTTTATTTTAGAAGGGATTGTTTCTGATTTCAGAGTTTATCTGGAAGCAACGTGAGTGTGGATCATTATATTCATACCTAGTTCAAAAAACCACCATGAAGAATCGTCCAATTATCCTCTTCTCTCTCTAAAATCCAATAAAAATCTTTATACGTTGATACAGGAGATAAACTGCCAGAAAAAATGGTTGTTTTTATATCTGAATTTAAAACGATTAAGTCTGATTTTGACTTAGGTGAATATTCTTTAAGAACACTATCTGATGTATCTTGATCGAAAGTTAAGACGATTGGTTTTCCAACGGTGATAAATTCTTTATACTCTTTTTCTACGACAGACATGGCTTTTTCGATGTCTTCTTTTGAGTGCCTCTCTGATTTTCCTATTTTTTTGTCTATTGTAAAAGAGCAAGAGACTAAAAGTATAAGCATAAAAGGGATCATTAACCATTTTAAATAATTCATAGATTAGCTCCTTAATTCAAGTAGCGACTGTATTTTTATTTAATATGAAGGTGGCTAAGAAAAATACTATCAAAGCTCTTCTTGCTTTGCAAACGCTTATTTTATTTTCTTGCTAAATGACCATAATTAAGTTGAAAAAAGAGGTTTAGAAAAGTGTTACTGATTACCAGAATTTATTTTATTTAAGATCACTTTATCGAAACATCTATATTTTCTATAACAATATCTATATTTTGTTTATTTCTATCTTTTTTTGAAAGCGCTACAATTCTATTGTAGACAATTTGATGAAAGGAGTTGAGTGGATGAAAAGAAAGTCGAAGAGTTCGCGTTTCTTTTCTAATGTTTGGCGGTATAAAGCGCTGATTATTATGGCGATTCCGGCGATGATCTGGATGATCTTTTTTTTCTATATTCCAGTGTTGACTAATGTTGTGGCGTTTAAGGATTTTCACATTTCGCCAGATGGGTTCATCGCTAGTTTAAAAGCCAGTCCGTGGGTCGGGTTTGATAATTTTAAGTTTTTATTTTCTTCCAATGATGCTTTTTTAATTACGAAAAATACAGTGTTGTACAACGTGACGTTTATTACATTGAACCTTGTCATTTCTGTATTTTTTGCAATTGTTATGAGTGAGTTACGGAATAAGCGGTTGGTAAAAGTGTATCAAACGATGTCTTTATTGCCTTATTTCTTATCTTGGGTTATTATTGGCTACTTTGTGTATGCCTTTTTAAGCCCAGACAAAGGTATTTTCAATCAATGGATCACAGGTCATGGAGGCACACCAGTCAATTGGTATAGTGAAGTGAAATATTGGCCGTTTATTTTAGTGTTCATTGGCACGTGGAAAGGGATCGGCTACAACAGCATCATCTATTTTGCTTCGGTGATGGGGATTGATCCGACTTATTATGAGGCTGCGATGGTTGATGGTGCGAGTAAATGGCAGCAGATCAAAAATGTAACGATTCCTCAATTATTGCCGTTGATGACGATTATGACGATTTTAGCTGTAGGAAATATTTTTAGAGCCGATTTTGGTTTGTTCTTTAATGTTCCTAGAAACTCTGGTGCGCTCTATCAAGTTACTTCTGTGTTGGATACTTATATTTATAATGGGTTGACATCTACAGGTGATATTGGGATGACTGCGGCAGCGGGGCTGTATCAATCCACCGTCGGCTTTGTCTTATTAATGATTACCAATGGCATTGTTCGTCGATTTGATAATGAATCAGCGTTATTCTAAGGAGGAGGGAAACGATTGAGGAAAAAGCCTGTATCAAAAGTAGAAATTCGCTCTTTTAATAAACCAGTCAATCTCTTTTTCAACTTGCTCATTGCTATATTTGCTTTGTCTTGTGTGTTGCCGTTTCTGTTTGTCGTGTCGATCTCGTTGACAAATGAGACAGCGATTGCCGCTCATGGCTATAGTTTTTGGCCAAAAGAGTTTAGTGGTTTTGGTTATACCTATTTATTTGATCAAATGCATGAAAAAATCTTTCAAGCGTTATTAGTCACTGTGTTAGTAACGGTCGTTGGAACATTGATTAATAGTACGGCGACTTCGCTGTATGCTTATGTGATATCAAGATCTAATTTTCCGTTTCGTCGTTTTTTTACGGTCTTTTGTTTGATTACGATGTTATTTTCTCCAGGGATGGTAGCTAATTACATCGTGATGACGAATTTGCTGCAATTGAAAGATACGATTTGGGCATTGATCTTGCCGATGGCGGTTAGTCCATTTAATATTATTGTGATGCGAACCTTTTTTAAACGGTCTGTGTCGGACTCAATTATTGAATCAGCAAGGATCGATGGTGCGTCAGAATTGCGGATTTTTGTTCAGATTGTATTGCCTTTAGCCGTTCCAGGAATTGCAACGATTAGTTTATTTGCGGCTTTGGGCTATTGGAATGATTGGTTTAATGCATTGTTGTATATTCAAAAAGATAGTTTAGTTCCATTGCAGTATTTATTGATGAAAATTCAAAACAATATTCAATACCTAACACAAAATGCCGGAGCCAGCAGTCAGTTATCAGGTGGAATGGCGGCGATACCGGGTGAATCAGCTCGTATGGCGATTGTAGTAATATCAACGTTGCCGATCGCTATTAGTTACCCGTTTTTCCAAAAATATTTTGTTAAAGGATTGACAATTGGCGGCGTGAAGGAATAAATGCATTGAGTTTGTAAGTGAATGATTCAGTGTTTAAGCTGTTTAGTATTCGGAGCAGGACGAGCGCATTCAGCATATAAGTTCACCTGCTACGCTTTTAAAATTAGGAGGGACCGGAATTGAAAAATTGGAAAAAAATCGCAAGTGTAGGTTCAGCAGTTGTTCTTTTAGGTATTTTAGCGGCGTGTGGCGGTGGTAGTAAAGAGAAGACAGATGGTAGTAGTAAAAAGGCGGATGAAAAAACGTTATTGATGTATCAAATAGGGGATAAACCTGATAATTATGATGCATTGATGGAGGTTGCCAATAAGAGAATCGAAGAAAAAACGGGTGTGAAGCTGAACATTCAATATATCGGTTGGGGTGATTACGAGAAGAAGATGAGCGTGATTGTTTCATCAGGTGAAAATTATGATATTGCTTTCGCCGATAATTATGTACCGAATGCGCAAAAAGGAGCATTTGCTGATTTGACTGAACTAGCACCGAAGTTTGCTAAAGATGCGTATGATCAGTTAGATGAAGCTTATATTAAAGGGAATTTAGTGGATGGGAAATTATATGCATTTCCAGTCAACGGAAATGTGTATTCTCAACAAGTCTTGACTTTTAATAAGCAATATCTAGATAAATATAATTTATCCATTGATAATATTAAATCGTATAAAGATGCTGAAAATGCCTTGAAAACCTTCCATGAAAAAGAACCTACAGTTGCAGCTTTTGCAATTGGGCAAGGCTTTAAAGCGCAAGGCGAATTTGATTTTCCAGTTGGAAACAATTATCCATTTGCAATCGATTTAAAAGGAGATCCTAAAAAAATCGTCAATCAATATGAAAACAAAGACTTTATGGATGTTTTAAAAACGATGCATAAATGGTACAAAGCAGGCTATATTCCATCAGATGCCGCTACAAGTAATACTGAATTTCCACTAGAAGGAAATACTTGGTTCATTCGACAAGAAACACAAGGTCCGTATGATTATGGTGATACGATCTTAAGTAATGCTGCAGGACAAGAATTAGTTTCTAAAGCCTTTACGACGCCGTTAAAATCAACGGCACAAGCACAAATGGCTAATTTCGTTGTGTCAAATACGTCCAAAAATAAGGAAAAAGCAGTGGAAGTATTGGGACAAATCAATAGCGATCCAGAATTGTTAAACGGTTTAGTCTGGGGAATTGAAGGCGAAGCTTGGGAAAAAATTCCTGGTAAAGAAGATAAAATCAAGTTGCTGGACGGCTACAAACCAAATACTCATTTATCCGCATGGAATACTGGAAATAATAAAATTCTTTACACACAAGACACAATTACAGATGACATGATCAAAGAACGTGATGAGTCAATTGCTAATGCAGA
The DNA window shown above is from Enterococcus sp. 4G2_DIV0659 and carries:
- a CDS encoding DUF916 and DUF3324 domain-containing protein — its product is MKKILGLLSILFVFGLFNGHTALAEEMSYSVQAILPENQKTDVSYFHLTMKPSQEQELKLKLVNYADRPSTIAVTPRNAFTNDNGMIDYSLDDPIMDRTMKYPFTELVSKKQVVTLKPKEEKEISFQLKMASESFDGDVLGGFFVQEVDENETTDASNEAKKEQKSASGVQLSNRFSYTIGVKLSETDRIVKPEIKLAEAKAGLANGRTAFLATIRNVQRATLKNATVEGNIYQKGKLVYTTKKEKLAMAPYSVFNYNVSLDNEEIKAGDYTMKLTVSSGEDKWSFTKEFNVDKKEAENINEKAVDVVKQPTNYWPWIVGAMSLVLVGLVGYILYQKKRHV
- a CDS encoding ABC transporter permease encodes the protein MKGVEWMKRKSKSSRFFSNVWRYKALIIMAIPAMIWMIFFFYIPVLTNVVAFKDFHISPDGFIASLKASPWVGFDNFKFLFSSNDAFLITKNTVLYNVTFITLNLVISVFFAIVMSELRNKRLVKVYQTMSLLPYFLSWVIIGYFVYAFLSPDKGIFNQWITGHGGTPVNWYSEVKYWPFILVFIGTWKGIGYNSIIYFASVMGIDPTYYEAAMVDGASKWQQIKNVTIPQLLPLMTIMTILAVGNIFRADFGLFFNVPRNSGALYQVTSVLDTYIYNGLTSTGDIGMTAAAGLYQSTVGFVLLMITNGIVRRFDNESALF
- a CDS encoding helix-turn-helix domain-containing protein — encoded protein: MLMTQLIKKNEQIKLNLFTKIVNSSMIEADLLQTQLSLSKNRLYHFILQLNRDLAVYQIPVVIGYKDNKYLVEDTTNEYHPSLLIYELIQHYLNSSAMFQLTYLFLHEEELPITDIAQTLLFSQSHTYYVIRQANPFLQQFNLELTVANKSVVLKGRAADIFIFRFLVFCFLFFYQSPYPEIETERKKSIANEKTAPYAKQMTYSELHSLNSFFYVLEHTPTDLDRLLAEIQSSAVFPLTTIFEDKEKDLNHPFLLFFLRIFIPRIYTFDEMIHFGEQLENMPDFHLASLAKEMLDAVFEEFSLESLPRFYKNYYASFYILTLHLSYIEFFGHDFKNIFYSQALTTESVQSHAALYDQLINFYDHFQPTTPWTKKEENKQVLIDTLYLIVLGEHQQKVMIYIDFGGNIVAELALKRKLMKILNPETFVFTTDDTIADVIIANYVAPIERKNTTFLLVENFNEQGTWKAIYTHLLQLVKE
- a CDS encoding carbohydrate ABC transporter permease, whose product is MRKKPVSKVEIRSFNKPVNLFFNLLIAIFALSCVLPFLFVVSISLTNETAIAAHGYSFWPKEFSGFGYTYLFDQMHEKIFQALLVTVLVTVVGTLINSTATSLYAYVISRSNFPFRRFFTVFCLITMLFSPGMVANYIVMTNLLQLKDTIWALILPMAVSPFNIIVMRTFFKRSVSDSIIESARIDGASELRIFVQIVLPLAVPGIATISLFAALGYWNDWFNALLYIQKDSLVPLQYLLMKIQNNIQYLTQNAGASSQLSGGMAAIPGESARMAIVVISTLPIAISYPFFQKYFVKGLTIGGVKE
- a CDS encoding ABC transporter substrate-binding protein; translation: MKNWKKIASVGSAVVLLGILAACGGGSKEKTDGSSKKADEKTLLMYQIGDKPDNYDALMEVANKRIEEKTGVKLNIQYIGWGDYEKKMSVIVSSGENYDIAFADNYVPNAQKGAFADLTELAPKFAKDAYDQLDEAYIKGNLVDGKLYAFPVNGNVYSQQVLTFNKQYLDKYNLSIDNIKSYKDAENALKTFHEKEPTVAAFAIGQGFKAQGEFDFPVGNNYPFAIDLKGDPKKIVNQYENKDFMDVLKTMHKWYKAGYIPSDAATSNTEFPLEGNTWFIRQETQGPYDYGDTILSNAAGQELVSKAFTTPLKSTAQAQMANFVVSNTSKNKEKAVEVLGQINSDPELLNGLVWGIEGEAWEKIPGKEDKIKLLDGYKPNTHLSAWNTGNNKILYTQDTITDDMIKERDESIANAETSPILGFNFVTSSVKTELSNIANVMNQYLDGLNTGTVDPEVTVPKLKEALENAGYEKVLTEMQKQYDAFLKK
- a CDS encoding WxL domain-containing protein, producing the protein MKTSKLTAGMILLAVGSTFAVSAHAEDAPSKQATTQAQAAVKGGDLYLTGFTNNVNFDFDLNDAVTTNDLGNTVINSTIKSKPMENESGIIQGQVVDLLGSNEKWTLNVKLSAFVNKENKEQTLASPVIEGTKIFGQEAPRAADLIAIDQVGTNIVSDGETTGLGVNTIGLSNAMMTFGYTDNKKVVAGDYTGEINWNLVDAETGQE